A genomic segment from Helicobacter sp. NHP19-012 encodes:
- a CDS encoding UDP-2,3-diacylglucosamine hydrolase — translation MVDLPNFLEQLLAKPPSQLFLMGDIFQILVGSVAYTHPLDVLEQIESLSRQIPVFYFEGNHDFGLQSLPQLKNTTIYPRNAQPVAFSCQDKFYHLMHGDLFLGFGYGLYIRLLSSRLALKILGFLAHIKPLYTAISTPIYAKKIKNFSQSGLDFTRFAKTRLVCCTKNSTQPLWGVIEGHFHIGCIYQKSQLYVALPSFYCTKEVVKFTDLGWNICPTLP, via the coding sequence ATGGTTGATTTGCCTAATTTTTTAGAGCAGCTTTTGGCTAAGCCGCCTAGCCAACTCTTTTTAATGGGTGATATTTTCCAAATCTTAGTGGGGAGTGTGGCGTATACGCATCCATTGGACGTTTTAGAGCAAATAGAGAGTTTGAGTCGACAAATACCGGTCTTTTACTTTGAAGGCAACCACGATTTTGGTCTGCAGTCTTTACCACAGCTTAAAAACACCACAATTTACCCTAGAAATGCTCAACCCGTAGCTTTTAGTTGCCAAGATAAGTTTTATCACCTAATGCACGGGGATTTATTTTTAGGTTTTGGTTATGGTCTGTATATCCGCCTACTCTCAAGTAGGCTAGCGTTAAAAATTTTAGGGTTTTTAGCCCACATAAAGCCACTTTACACTGCTATAAGCACTCCCATTTATGCCAAAAAAATTAAAAACTTCTCCCAAAGTGGTTTGGATTTCACACGCTTTGCCAAAACCCGTTTAGTCTGCTGCACCAAAAACAGCACACAACCCTTATGGGGCGTGATCGAAGGGCATTTTCATATCGGTTGCATTTATCAAAAAAGCCAACTGTATGTGGCCCTACCCTCCTTTTACTGCACAAAAGAGGTGGTAAAATTTACTGATTTGGGTTGGAATATCTGCCCTACGCTGCCTTAA
- the thiS gene encoding sulfur carrier protein ThiS has translation MQVFINGQAREFDKPLDIDMVIRELGIEAQVCAVALNEAVVKREKWSYTTLKENDRLECLQFMGGG, from the coding sequence ATGCAAGTCTTTATTAATGGGCAAGCAAGAGAGTTTGACAAACCCCTAGACATCGATATGGTCATTAGAGAGTTGGGTATTGAAGCGCAGGTGTGTGCAGTGGCTTTAAACGAGGCTGTGGTGAAAAGAGAGAAGTGGAGTTACACCACGCTTAAAGAAAACGACCGCTTAGAGTGTTTGCAGTTCATGGGAGGCGGTTGA